One window of Perca fluviatilis chromosome 12, GENO_Pfluv_1.0, whole genome shotgun sequence genomic DNA carries:
- the dip2a gene encoding disco-interacting protein 2 homolog A isoform X1 encodes MAERTSTGLLTMMLEPTPAVAMTLPAEVREKLAELELELSEGDITQKGYEKKRGKLLAPYIPQIQGVDPSLQIDNRIQASSQAVLPGSKHNKSRAANTRDERFRSDLHTEAVQAALAKYKERKMPMPSKRRSVLVQSSVEACTPPDTSSASEDEGSLRRQGRLATSTPYQGHGHLAVEHWFNRVIQGSSTSSSASSTSSHPGGRSVTTTNTTAHAALNANAAATALADLMAHTQLDNHSAPPDVTGLSERSSLHAERPQVASVRGVSRGYIHHTSVMETGDGCEWRSEGSLSLMDGVPVNSRVSSKIQQLLNTLKRPKRPPLREFFVDDFEELLDVQHIDPNQPKPEGQHTSPLEGEPLGVVNNWPPSLPAALQRWGSTQPKSPCLTALDNAGKPVYTLTYGKLWTRSQKLAYTLLNKLSTRNEPLLMPGDRVALVFPNNDPVMFMVAFYGCLLAELVPVPIEVPLTRKDAGSQQIGFLLGSCGVTLALTTDACQKGLPKAQTGEVATFKGWPRLLWFVTDGKHVVKPPKDWHPPIREASNDIAYIEYKTSKEGSTMGITVSHSAMLAHCHALTQACGYTEAETITNVLDFKREAGLWHGVLTSVMNRMHVISIPYSLMKVNPLSWIQKVHTYKARVAVVKSRDMHWSLLAQRDQRDISLSSLRMLIVADGANPWSISSCDAFLNVFQARGLRPEVICPCASSSEAMTVAIRRPPEMGVPPPGKAVLSMGGLSHSVIRVDTEEKLSVLTVQDVGQVMPGALVCVVRVEGTPYLCQTDEVGEICVNSGSTGVAYYGLPGMTKNIFETIPVTSSGIPVSDRPFTRTSLLGFVGPDSLVFVVGKMDGLMVVSGRRHNADDVVATALAVEPMKFVYRGRIAVFSLSVLHDERIVVVAEQRPDASEEDSFQWMSRVLQAIDSIHQVGVYCLALVPANTLPKAPLGGIHISETKQRFLEGALHPCNVLMCPHTCVTNLPKPRQKQPEVGPASMIVGNLVAGKRIAQACGRDVAQLEDNDQARKFLYIQDVLQWRAQATPDHPLFLVLNAKGTVASTASCLQLHKRAERVATALMGRLNTGDHVALVYPPGIDLIATFYGCLYAGCVPVTVRPPHPQNLATTLPTVKMIVEVSKSVCILTTQAIMKLLKSKEAAAAVDTKSWPMVLDTDDLPRKKSPQMYKPPTPEMLAYLDFSVSTTGILAGVKMSHAATSALCRSIKLQCELYPSRQIAICLDPYCGLGFALWCLCSVYSGHQSILVPPLELESNASLWLAAVSQYKVRVTFCSYSVMEMCTKGLGSQTEALRLRNVNLSCVRTCMVVAEERPRIALTQSFSKIFKDLGLSSRAVSTTFGCRVNVAICLQPNRLGKLAEQGTAGPDPTTVYVDMRALRHDRVRLVERGSPHSLPLMESGKILPGVKVIIANTETKGPLGDSHLGEVWVSSPHNATGYYTVYGEEALHADHFNTKLSFGDTQTVWARTGYLGFLRRTDLTDASGERHDALYVVGSLDETLELRGMRYHPIDIETSVIRSHKSIAECAVFTWTNLLVVVVELEGSEQEALDLVALVTNVVLEEHYLIVGVVVVVDPGVIPINSRGEKQRMHLRDGFLADQLDPIYVAYNM; translated from the exons GGGACATCACTCAGAAGGGCTATGAGAAGAAAAGAGGCAAGCTGTTGGCACCGTACATCCCACAGATACAAG GTGTAGATCCTTCACTGCAAATTGACAACAGAATCCAGGCCTCCTCCCAAGCTGTTCTTCCAGGTTCCAAACACAACAAGTCCCGGGCGGCCAACACCCGGGATGAGCGCTTCAGATCTG ATTTGCACACAGAAGCCGTCCAAGCAGCTTTGGCAAAGTACAAGGAAAGGAAGATGCCAATGCCCTCCAAGAGACGATCTGTGTTAGTTCAATCTTCTGTTGAGGCATGCACCCCGCCAG ACACCTCCTCAGCGTCGGAAGACGAGGGCTCGCTGCGCCGGCAGGGACGTCTGGCCACCTCCACGCCCTACCAGGGCCACGGCCACCTAGCCGTTGAGCACTGGTTTAACCGTGTCATCCAGGGTTCGTCCACCTCATCCTCCGCGTCATCCACTTCATCCCACCCGGGAGGGAGATCTGtcaccaccaccaacaccacTGCCCACGCAGCCCTCAACGCCAACGCCGCAGCTACCGCACTGGCCGACCTTATGGCACACACCCAGCTAG ATAACCACTCAGCGCCCCCCGATGTGACGGGGCTGTCGGAACGCTCCTCGCTTCATGCGGAGCGGCCCCAGGTGGCCTCGGTGCGAGGCGTTTCCCGGGGCTACATCCACCACACCAGCGTCATGGAGACTGGAGATG GCTGTGAGTGGAGAAGTGAAGGATCCCTCAGTTTAATGGATG GTGTACCAGTCAACAGTCGCGTCTCCTCCAAAATCCAGCAGCTGCTCAACACTCTGAAGAGACCAAAACGACCGCCATTACGAGAGTTCTTTGTGGACGACTTTGAGGAGCTTTTGGATG TCCAGCATATAGATCCCAACCAGCCAAAGCCAGAAGGCCAGCACACAAGTCCCCTGGAAGGAGAGCCTCTCGGGGTGGTCAACAACTGGCCTCCCTCCTTGCCAGCAGCCTTACAACGATGGGGCAGCACTCAGCCCAAGAGCCCCTGTCTGACGGCACTCGACAATGCTGGCAAGCCTGTCTACACACTCACCTATG GTAAACTATGGACCCGCAGTCAGAAACTGGCATACACTCTTCTTAACAAGCTGAGCACCAGAAATGAGCCTTTGCTCATGCCCGGAGACAGA GTTGCACTTGTTTTCCCCAACAATGACCCAGTGATGTTCATGGTGGCCTTCTACGGCTGTCTCCTGGCAGAGCTGGTACCTGTGCCTATCGAAGTGCCACTTACCAGAAAG GATGCAGGAAGTCAACAGATTGGCTTTCTGTTGGGCAGCTGTGGCGTCACATTGGCACTAACCACCGATGCTTGTCAGAAAGGCTTGCCCAAAGCACAAACGGGGGAGGTAGCCACTTTCAAAG GCTGGCCGCGGTTGCTGTGGTTTGTGACAGATGGAAAACATGTTGTGAAGCCTCCGAAAGACTGGCATCCCCCAATACGGGAAGCCAGTAATGACATAGCCTACATTGAG TATAAAACCAGCAAGGAGGGCAGCACCATGGGGATCACAGTGTCCCATTCAgccatgctggctcactgtcacgcCCTTACACAGGCCTGCGGCTACACTGAAG CCGAGACCATAACCAACGTCCTGGACTTCAAGAGAGAAGCAGGATTATGGCATGGTGTTCTTACT AGTGTCATGAATCGGATGCACGTGATTAGCATTCCTTACTCCCTGATGAAAGTCAACCCCCTCTCCTGGATACAGAAGGTGCACACATACAAAG CGCGGGTTGCAGTGGTGAAGTCGAGGGACATGCACTGGTCTCTGCTTGCCCAGAGAGACCAGAGAGACATCAGCCTGAGCTCGCTGCGCATGCTCATCGTAGCCGACGGAGCTAACCCAT GGTCGATATCCTCCTGCGATGCCTTCCTTAACGTGTTTCAGGCACGTGGGCTGCGACCTGAGGTGATCTGTCCATGTGCCAGCTCTTCAGAAGCCATGACTGTCGCCATCCGCAG ACCTCCAGAAATGGGTGTTCCTCCTCCTGGGAAGGCGGTGCTGTCTATGGGTGGGCTGAGCCACAGCGTGATCCGTGTGGACACAGAGGAGAAACTCTCTGTCCTCACAGTGCAGGATGTGGGACAGGTCATGCCTGGAG CTCTGGTTTGTGTGGTGCGGGTGGAGGGGACACCCTATCTCTGTCAGACAGACGAGGTTGGAGAGATCTGCGTCAACTCAGGTAGCACGGGTGTAGCTTACTACGGCCTCCCGGGCATGACCAAGAACATCTTCGAG ACCATTCCAGTAACATCATCTGGGATTCCCGTCAGCGACAGACCATTTACCAGGACCTCACTGCTGGGCTTTGTGGGGCCC GACAGCCTTGTGTTTGTTGTGGGGAAGATGGATGGGCTGATGGTGGTCAGTGGGCGGAGACACAATGCCGATGATGTGGTTGCCACAGCACTGGCAGTGGAGCCCATGAAGTTTGTGTACAGGGGGAG GATAGCagtgttttctttgtctgtgcTGCATGACGAGAGGATCGTTGTTGTAGCAGAGCAGAGGCCAGACGCCTCCGAGGAAGACAGCTTCCAGTGGATGAGCCGCGTCCTTCAG GCCATAGACAGCATCCACCAGGTTGGGGTGTACTGCCTGGCTCTGGTGCCTGCCAACACACTTCCCAAGGCTCCACTGGGCGGCATTCATATATCTGAGACCAAACAGCGCTTCCTGGAGGGTGCCTTGCACCCATGCAACGTCCTCATGTGCCCTCACACATGTGTCACCAACCTGCCCAAGCCAAGACAAAAACAGCCAG AGGTCGGTCCTGCTTCTATGATAGTGGGCAACCTGGTGGCAGGCAAGAGGATTGCACAGGCCTGTGGGAGAGACGTGGCACAGCTAGAGGACAATGACCAGGCACGTAAG TTCCTGTACATACAGGATGTGCTGCAATGGAGAGCTCAGGCCACTCCAGACCACCCTCTGTTCCTTGTTCTCAATGCTAAG GGCACGGTGGCTAGTACAGCCTCCTGTCTGCAGCTGCACAAGCGGGCAGAGCGGGTGGCTACAGCACTGATGGGTCGCCTCAACACTGGAGACCACGTGGCACTCGTCTACCCACCAG GAATCGACCTGATTGCTACCTTCTATGGCTGCCTGTATGCTGGCTGTGTTCCAGTCACTGTCAGACCCCCGCATCCCCAGAACCTGGCGACCACCCTGCCCACCGTTAAGATGATTGTTGAG GTCAGTAAGTCGGTGTGTATCCTGACCACTCAAGCAATAATGAAGCTCCTGAAATCCAaagaggctgctgctgctgtggacaCCAAGAGCTGGCCTATGGTGCTGGACACAG ATGACCTCCCCAGGAAGAAGAGTCCCCAGATGTACAAGCCCCCGACCCCAGAGATGTTAGCTTACCTGGACTTCAGCGTGTCCACAACAGGCATCTTAGCAGGAGTCAAA ATGTCTCACGCTGCCACCAGTGCCTTGTGTCGCTCCATCAAACTGCAGTGTGAGCTCTACCCTTCCCGGCAGATCGCCATCTGTCTGGACCCCTACTGCGGTCTGGGCTTCGCTCTCTGGTGCCTGTGCAG TGTGTACTCAGGCCACCAGTCAATCCTGGTTCCCCCTCTGGAGCTGGAGAGCAACGCGTCTCTGTGGCTTGCGGCAGTCAGCCAATACAAAGTGCGCGTCACCTTCTGCTCGTATTCAGTCATGGAGATGTGCACCAAGGGCTTGGGTTCACAGACAGAGGCACTGCGG TTGCGAAATGTGAACCTGTCTTGCGTGCGTACGTGCATGGTGGTAGCAGAGGAGAGGCCCCGCATAGCACTCACTCAGTCCTTCTCAAAGATCTTTAAGGACTTGGGGCTTTCATCACGCGCCGTCAGCACCACCTTCGGCTGTAGGGTGAATGTGGCGATATGTTTGCAG CCCAACAGGTTAGGGAAACTGGCTGAGCAG gGCACAGCCGGACCAGACCCTACTACTGTTTATGTGGACATGAGAGCTCTACGACATGATAG GGTTCGCCTGGTAGAGAGAGGGTCGCCACACAGCTTGCCACTGATGGAGTCTGGGAAG ATCCTTCCAGGAGTGAAGGTGATCATTGCCAACACAGAAACTAAAGGACCCTTGGGAGACTCCCATCTAGGAGAG GTCTGGGTGAGCAGTCCTCACAATGCCACAGGTTACTACACAGTTTACGGTGAGGAGGCGCTACATGCTGACCACTTCAACACCAAGCTCAGCTTCGGCGACACCCAGACTGTCTGGGCGAGGACGGGCTACCTGGGCTTCCTGCGGCGCACGGACCTGACTGATGCCAGTGGAG AGCGTCATGACGCCCTCTATGTAGTGGGCTCCCTTGATGAGACTCTGGAGTTGAGGGGAATGAGGTATCACCCAATTGACATCGAGACCTCTGTTATCCGTTCTCACAAGAGCATAGCTGAATG tgCGGTGTTCACTTGGACCAACCTGCTGGTGGTGGTTGTGGAGCTGGAGGGCTCGGAGCAGGAGGCCCTGGACCTGGTGGCCCTGGTCACCAACGTGGTGCTGGAGGAGCACTACCTCATCgtaggggtggtggtggtggtcgACCCCGGCGTCATCCCCATCAACTCCAGAGGGGAGAAGCAACGCATGCACCTCAGAGACGGATTCCTGGCCGACCAGCTGGACCCCATATATGTGGCTTACAACATGTGA
- the dip2a gene encoding disco-interacting protein 2 homolog A isoform X8, with protein sequence MAERTSTGLLTMMLEPTPAVAMTLPAEVREKLAELELELSEGDITQKGYEKKRGKLLAPYIPQIQGVDPSLQIDNRIQASSQAVLPGSKHNKSRAANTRDERFRSDLHTEAVQAALAKYKERKMPMPSKRRSVLVQSSVEACTPPDTSSASEDEGSLRRQGRLATSTPYQGHGHLAVEHWFNRVIQGSSTSSSASSTSSHPGGRSVTTTNTTAHAALNANAAATALADLMAHTQLDNHSAPPDVTGLSERSSLHAERPQVASVRGVSRGYIHHTSVMETGDGVPVNSRVSSKIQQLLNTLKRPKRPPLREFFVDDFEELLDVQHIDPNQPKPEGQHTSPLEGEPLGVVNNWPPSLPAALQRWGSTQPKSPCLTALDNAGKPVYTLTYGKLWTRSQKLAYTLLNKLSTRNEPLLMPGDRVALVFPNNDPVMFMVAFYGCLLAELVPVPIEVPLTRKDAGSQQIGFLLGSCGVTLALTTDACQKGLPKAQTGEVATFKGWPRLLWFVTDGKHVVKPPKDWHPPIREASNDIAYIEYKTSKEGSTMGITVSHSAMLAHCHALTQACGYTEAETITNVLDFKREAGLWHGVLTSVMNRMHVISIPYSLMKVNPLSWIQKVHTYKARVAVVKSRDMHWSLLAQRDQRDISLSSLRMLIVADGANPWSISSCDAFLNVFQARGLRPEVICPCASSSEAMTVAIRRPPEMGVPPPGKAVLSMGGLSHSVIRVDTEEKLSVLTVQDVGQVMPGALVCVVRVEGTPYLCQTDEVGEICVNSGSTGVAYYGLPGMTKNIFETIPVTSSGIPVSDRPFTRTSLLGFVGPDSLVFVVGKMDGLMVVSGRRHNADDVVATALAVEPMKFVYRGRIAVFSLSVLHDERIVVVAEQRPDASEEDSFQWMSRVLQAIDSIHQVGVYCLALVPANTLPKAPLGGIHISETKQRFLEGALHPCNVLMCPHTCVTNLPKPRQKQPEVGPASMIVGNLVAGKRIAQACGRDVAQLEDNDQFLYIQDVLQWRAQATPDHPLFLVLNAKGTVASTASCLQLHKRAERVATALMGRLNTGDHVALVYPPGIDLIATFYGCLYAGCVPVTVRPPHPQNLATTLPTVKMIVEVSKSVCILTTQAIMKLLKSKEAAAAVDTKSWPMVLDTDDLPRKKSPQMYKPPTPEMLAYLDFSVSTTGILAGVKMSHAATSALCRSIKLQCELYPSRQIAICLDPYCGLGFALWCLCSVYSGHQSILVPPLELESNASLWLAAVSQYKVRVTFCSYSVMEMCTKGLGSQTEALRLRNVNLSCVRTCMVVAEERPRIALTQSFSKIFKDLGLSSRAVSTTFGCRVNVAICLQGTAGPDPTTVYVDMRALRHDRVRLVERGSPHSLPLMESGKILPGVKVIIANTETKGPLGDSHLGEVWVSSPHNATGYYTVYGEEALHADHFNTKLSFGDTQTVWARTGYLGFLRRTDLTDASGERHDALYVVGSLDETLELRGMRYHPIDIETSVIRSHKSIAECAVFTWTNLLVVVVELEGSEQEALDLVALVTNVVLEEHYLIVGVVVVVDPGVIPINSRGEKQRMHLRDGFLADQLDPIYVAYNM encoded by the exons GGGACATCACTCAGAAGGGCTATGAGAAGAAAAGAGGCAAGCTGTTGGCACCGTACATCCCACAGATACAAG GTGTAGATCCTTCACTGCAAATTGACAACAGAATCCAGGCCTCCTCCCAAGCTGTTCTTCCAGGTTCCAAACACAACAAGTCCCGGGCGGCCAACACCCGGGATGAGCGCTTCAGATCTG ATTTGCACACAGAAGCCGTCCAAGCAGCTTTGGCAAAGTACAAGGAAAGGAAGATGCCAATGCCCTCCAAGAGACGATCTGTGTTAGTTCAATCTTCTGTTGAGGCATGCACCCCGCCAG ACACCTCCTCAGCGTCGGAAGACGAGGGCTCGCTGCGCCGGCAGGGACGTCTGGCCACCTCCACGCCCTACCAGGGCCACGGCCACCTAGCCGTTGAGCACTGGTTTAACCGTGTCATCCAGGGTTCGTCCACCTCATCCTCCGCGTCATCCACTTCATCCCACCCGGGAGGGAGATCTGtcaccaccaccaacaccacTGCCCACGCAGCCCTCAACGCCAACGCCGCAGCTACCGCACTGGCCGACCTTATGGCACACACCCAGCTAG ATAACCACTCAGCGCCCCCCGATGTGACGGGGCTGTCGGAACGCTCCTCGCTTCATGCGGAGCGGCCCCAGGTGGCCTCGGTGCGAGGCGTTTCCCGGGGCTACATCCACCACACCAGCGTCATGGAGACTGGAGATG GTGTACCAGTCAACAGTCGCGTCTCCTCCAAAATCCAGCAGCTGCTCAACACTCTGAAGAGACCAAAACGACCGCCATTACGAGAGTTCTTTGTGGACGACTTTGAGGAGCTTTTGGATG TCCAGCATATAGATCCCAACCAGCCAAAGCCAGAAGGCCAGCACACAAGTCCCCTGGAAGGAGAGCCTCTCGGGGTGGTCAACAACTGGCCTCCCTCCTTGCCAGCAGCCTTACAACGATGGGGCAGCACTCAGCCCAAGAGCCCCTGTCTGACGGCACTCGACAATGCTGGCAAGCCTGTCTACACACTCACCTATG GTAAACTATGGACCCGCAGTCAGAAACTGGCATACACTCTTCTTAACAAGCTGAGCACCAGAAATGAGCCTTTGCTCATGCCCGGAGACAGA GTTGCACTTGTTTTCCCCAACAATGACCCAGTGATGTTCATGGTGGCCTTCTACGGCTGTCTCCTGGCAGAGCTGGTACCTGTGCCTATCGAAGTGCCACTTACCAGAAAG GATGCAGGAAGTCAACAGATTGGCTTTCTGTTGGGCAGCTGTGGCGTCACATTGGCACTAACCACCGATGCTTGTCAGAAAGGCTTGCCCAAAGCACAAACGGGGGAGGTAGCCACTTTCAAAG GCTGGCCGCGGTTGCTGTGGTTTGTGACAGATGGAAAACATGTTGTGAAGCCTCCGAAAGACTGGCATCCCCCAATACGGGAAGCCAGTAATGACATAGCCTACATTGAG TATAAAACCAGCAAGGAGGGCAGCACCATGGGGATCACAGTGTCCCATTCAgccatgctggctcactgtcacgcCCTTACACAGGCCTGCGGCTACACTGAAG CCGAGACCATAACCAACGTCCTGGACTTCAAGAGAGAAGCAGGATTATGGCATGGTGTTCTTACT AGTGTCATGAATCGGATGCACGTGATTAGCATTCCTTACTCCCTGATGAAAGTCAACCCCCTCTCCTGGATACAGAAGGTGCACACATACAAAG CGCGGGTTGCAGTGGTGAAGTCGAGGGACATGCACTGGTCTCTGCTTGCCCAGAGAGACCAGAGAGACATCAGCCTGAGCTCGCTGCGCATGCTCATCGTAGCCGACGGAGCTAACCCAT GGTCGATATCCTCCTGCGATGCCTTCCTTAACGTGTTTCAGGCACGTGGGCTGCGACCTGAGGTGATCTGTCCATGTGCCAGCTCTTCAGAAGCCATGACTGTCGCCATCCGCAG ACCTCCAGAAATGGGTGTTCCTCCTCCTGGGAAGGCGGTGCTGTCTATGGGTGGGCTGAGCCACAGCGTGATCCGTGTGGACACAGAGGAGAAACTCTCTGTCCTCACAGTGCAGGATGTGGGACAGGTCATGCCTGGAG CTCTGGTTTGTGTGGTGCGGGTGGAGGGGACACCCTATCTCTGTCAGACAGACGAGGTTGGAGAGATCTGCGTCAACTCAGGTAGCACGGGTGTAGCTTACTACGGCCTCCCGGGCATGACCAAGAACATCTTCGAG ACCATTCCAGTAACATCATCTGGGATTCCCGTCAGCGACAGACCATTTACCAGGACCTCACTGCTGGGCTTTGTGGGGCCC GACAGCCTTGTGTTTGTTGTGGGGAAGATGGATGGGCTGATGGTGGTCAGTGGGCGGAGACACAATGCCGATGATGTGGTTGCCACAGCACTGGCAGTGGAGCCCATGAAGTTTGTGTACAGGGGGAG GATAGCagtgttttctttgtctgtgcTGCATGACGAGAGGATCGTTGTTGTAGCAGAGCAGAGGCCAGACGCCTCCGAGGAAGACAGCTTCCAGTGGATGAGCCGCGTCCTTCAG GCCATAGACAGCATCCACCAGGTTGGGGTGTACTGCCTGGCTCTGGTGCCTGCCAACACACTTCCCAAGGCTCCACTGGGCGGCATTCATATATCTGAGACCAAACAGCGCTTCCTGGAGGGTGCCTTGCACCCATGCAACGTCCTCATGTGCCCTCACACATGTGTCACCAACCTGCCCAAGCCAAGACAAAAACAGCCAG AGGTCGGTCCTGCTTCTATGATAGTGGGCAACCTGGTGGCAGGCAAGAGGATTGCACAGGCCTGTGGGAGAGACGTGGCACAGCTAGAGGACAATGACCAG TTCCTGTACATACAGGATGTGCTGCAATGGAGAGCTCAGGCCACTCCAGACCACCCTCTGTTCCTTGTTCTCAATGCTAAG GGCACGGTGGCTAGTACAGCCTCCTGTCTGCAGCTGCACAAGCGGGCAGAGCGGGTGGCTACAGCACTGATGGGTCGCCTCAACACTGGAGACCACGTGGCACTCGTCTACCCACCAG GAATCGACCTGATTGCTACCTTCTATGGCTGCCTGTATGCTGGCTGTGTTCCAGTCACTGTCAGACCCCCGCATCCCCAGAACCTGGCGACCACCCTGCCCACCGTTAAGATGATTGTTGAG GTCAGTAAGTCGGTGTGTATCCTGACCACTCAAGCAATAATGAAGCTCCTGAAATCCAaagaggctgctgctgctgtggacaCCAAGAGCTGGCCTATGGTGCTGGACACAG ATGACCTCCCCAGGAAGAAGAGTCCCCAGATGTACAAGCCCCCGACCCCAGAGATGTTAGCTTACCTGGACTTCAGCGTGTCCACAACAGGCATCTTAGCAGGAGTCAAA ATGTCTCACGCTGCCACCAGTGCCTTGTGTCGCTCCATCAAACTGCAGTGTGAGCTCTACCCTTCCCGGCAGATCGCCATCTGTCTGGACCCCTACTGCGGTCTGGGCTTCGCTCTCTGGTGCCTGTGCAG TGTGTACTCAGGCCACCAGTCAATCCTGGTTCCCCCTCTGGAGCTGGAGAGCAACGCGTCTCTGTGGCTTGCGGCAGTCAGCCAATACAAAGTGCGCGTCACCTTCTGCTCGTATTCAGTCATGGAGATGTGCACCAAGGGCTTGGGTTCACAGACAGAGGCACTGCGG TTGCGAAATGTGAACCTGTCTTGCGTGCGTACGTGCATGGTGGTAGCAGAGGAGAGGCCCCGCATAGCACTCACTCAGTCCTTCTCAAAGATCTTTAAGGACTTGGGGCTTTCATCACGCGCCGTCAGCACCACCTTCGGCTGTAGGGTGAATGTGGCGATATGTTTGCAG gGCACAGCCGGACCAGACCCTACTACTGTTTATGTGGACATGAGAGCTCTACGACATGATAG GGTTCGCCTGGTAGAGAGAGGGTCGCCACACAGCTTGCCACTGATGGAGTCTGGGAAG ATCCTTCCAGGAGTGAAGGTGATCATTGCCAACACAGAAACTAAAGGACCCTTGGGAGACTCCCATCTAGGAGAG GTCTGGGTGAGCAGTCCTCACAATGCCACAGGTTACTACACAGTTTACGGTGAGGAGGCGCTACATGCTGACCACTTCAACACCAAGCTCAGCTTCGGCGACACCCAGACTGTCTGGGCGAGGACGGGCTACCTGGGCTTCCTGCGGCGCACGGACCTGACTGATGCCAGTGGAG AGCGTCATGACGCCCTCTATGTAGTGGGCTCCCTTGATGAGACTCTGGAGTTGAGGGGAATGAGGTATCACCCAATTGACATCGAGACCTCTGTTATCCGTTCTCACAAGAGCATAGCTGAATG tgCGGTGTTCACTTGGACCAACCTGCTGGTGGTGGTTGTGGAGCTGGAGGGCTCGGAGCAGGAGGCCCTGGACCTGGTGGCCCTGGTCACCAACGTGGTGCTGGAGGAGCACTACCTCATCgtaggggtggtggtggtggtcgACCCCGGCGTCATCCCCATCAACTCCAGAGGGGAGAAGCAACGCATGCACCTCAGAGACGGATTCCTGGCCGACCAGCTGGACCCCATATATGTGGCTTACAACATGTGA